Proteins from a genomic interval of Capsicum annuum cultivar UCD-10X-F1 chromosome 4, UCD10Xv1.1, whole genome shotgun sequence:
- the LOC107867325 gene encoding glutamyl-tRNA reductase 1, chloroplastic, whose translation MAIPTAFSLAKVESLSSSAAVATPAVSIGLFCNPGWVRRVGIQKGLGNSGIRCEVAASDVLDQSQSSGGNVTSSSSSSSSSSSLSALEQLKTSAADRYTKEKSSIVVIGLSIHTTPVEVREKLAIPEAEWPRAIGELCNLNHIEEAAVLSTCNRMEIYVVALSQHRGVKEVTEWMSKTSGVPVTEICKHRFLLYNNDATQHIFEVSAGLDSLVLGEGQILAQVKQVVKVGQGVTGFGRNISGLFKHAITVGKRVRTETNIAAGAVSVSSAAVELALMKLPESCHATARMLVIGAGKMGKLVIKHLVAKGCTKMVVVNRSEDRVSAIREEMKDVEIIYKPLTEMLNSAAEADVIFTSTASETLLFNKENVLDLPPVASSVGGLRLFVDISVPRNVGACVNELENARVYNVDDLKEVVAANKEDRLRKAMEAQAIISEESNQFEAWRDSLETVPTIKKLRAYAERIRVAELDKCMSKMGDDISKKTKKAVDDLSRGIVNKLLHGPMQHLRCDGSDSRTLSETLENMHALNRMFSLETDISVLEQKIRAKVEQTQK comes from the exons ATGGCTATTCCAACTGCATTTTCTTTGGCGAAGGTTGAGTCTTTGTCATCATCGGCGGCGGTGGCTACTCCGGCGGTGTCAATTGGGTTGTTTTGCAATCCGGGTTGGGTCAGGAGGGTCGGAATTCAAAAGGGTTTGGGTAATTCAGGGATCAGGTGTGAAGTTGCTGCATCTGATGTATTGGATCAGAGTCAGAGTTCTGGTGGAAATgtgacttcttcttcttcttcttcttcttcttcttcaagccTTTCTGCTCTTGAACAGCTCAAAACTTCAGCTGCTGACA GATATACCAAGGAGAAGAGCAGTATCGTTGTCATTGGGCTTAGTATCCACACTACACCCGTTGAAGTGCGTGAAAAACTGGCTATTCCTGAAGCAGAGTGGCCAAGAGCCATTGGGGAGCTCTGCAATTTGAATCATATTGAAGAAGCTGCAGTTCTTAGTACCTGTAACAGGATGGAGATCTATGTTGTGGCTCTTTCTCAACATCGTGGCGTTAAAGAAGTTACCGAGTGGATGTCAAAG ACAAGTGGAGTCCCTGTTACAGAGATTTGTAAGCACCGCTTTTTACTGTATAATAATGATGCGACACAGCACATCTTTGAAGTATCAGCTGGGCTAGACTCCTTGGTCTTAGGGGAAGGTCAAATCCTTGCTCAAGTAAAGCAAGTAGTCAAGGTTGGTCAAGGAGTTACAGGCTTTGGAAGGAACATTAGTGGACTATTCAAGCATGCAATCACGGTTGGAAAGAGGGTTAGAACTGAAACAAACATTGCGGCAGGGGCAGTTTCTGTTAGTTCAGCTGCTGTGGAGTTGGCTCTGATGAAGCTTCCTGAATCCTGCCACGCTACTGCTAGGATGCTAGTTATTGGAGCAGGCAAGATGGGGAAACTTGTGATTAAGCACTTGGTAGCCAAGGGATGCACAAAGATGGTTGTTGTAAACAGAAGCGAGGATAGAGTTTCTGCCATTCGTGAAGAGATGAAAGATGTCGAGATAATCTACAAGCCCCTCACTGAAATGCTTAACAGTGCAGCGGAAGCTGATGTTATTTTCACAAGCACCGCATCAGAAACCCTACTGTTTAATAAAGAGAATGTGCTGGATCTTCCACCTGTTGCCTCAAGTGTTGGAGGTCTAAGGCTTTTCGTTGACATATCAGTTCCTAGGAATGTTGGTGCTTGTGTGAATGAGCTAGAGAATGCACGAGTGTACAACGTAGATGATCTGAAAGAGGTTGTGGCAGCTAATAAGGAGGACCGTCTTCGAAAGGCAATGGAAGCTCAAGCAATTATTTCTGAAGAATCCAATCAATTTGAAGCTTGGAGGGATTCTTTGGAGACTGTTCCCACCATCAAGAAACTCAGGGCTTATGCAGAAAGAATAAGGGTTGCTGAACTGGACAAATGCATGTCAAAAATGGGTGATGATATCTCAAAGAAGACAAAGAAGGCTGTTGATGATCTTAGTCGTGGTATAGTCAACAAGCTCCTTCATGGTCCCATGCAACACCTAAGATGTGATGGGAGTGACAGCCGCACATTGAGTGAGACCCTTGAGAATATGCATGCTCTAAATAGGATGTTCAGCCTCGAGACAGATATATCTGTATTGGAACAGAAAATTCGAGCTAAAGTGGagcaaactcaaaaataa